From one Solanum stenotomum isolate F172 unplaced genomic scaffold, ASM1918654v1 scaffold1971, whole genome shotgun sequence genomic stretch:
- the LOC125850835 gene encoding glycine-rich protein 23-like isoform X4: MVKFVFFLALDQGTNGGEKIGTRGALNIGTSGGGGEGTSGGGKIMNGGGEGTSGGGNIITGGRIGGGGEGTSGGGRIINGGRLGGGGDGTSGGGRIIIRGRRGGGGEGTSGGGRIIIGGRRGGGGEGTSGGGRIIIGGRRGGGGEGTSGGGRIIIGGRRGGGGEGTSGGGRIIIGGRLRGGGGDRTKGGGGVVTGGRCLFGG; this comes from the exons ATggtaaaatttgttttttttcttgcaCTAGATCAAGGAACTAATGGTGGTGAAAAGATTGGAACAAGAGGTGCATTAAATATCGGGACAAGTGGAGGTGGCGGAGAAGGAACTAGTGGTGGTGGAAAGATTATGAACGGAGGTGGCGAAGGAACTAGTGGTGGTGGGAATATTATAACCGGAGGACGTATTGGTGGAGGTGGTGAAGGAACAAGTGGTGGTGGACGGATAATAAACGGAGGACGTCTAGGTGGAGGTGGGGACGGGACTAGTGGTGGTGGACGGATTATAATCAGAGGACGTCGTGGTGGAG GTGGAGAGGGAACTAGTGGTGGTGGACGGATTATAATTGGAGGACGTCGTGGTGGAGGTGGAGAGGGAACTAGTGGTGGTGGACGGATTATAATTGGAGGACGTCGTGGTGGAGGTGGAGAAGGAACTAGTGGTGGTGGACGGATTATAATTGGAGGACGTCGTGGTGGAGGTGGAGAAG GAACTAGTGGTGGTGGACGGATTATAATTGGAGGACGTCTTCGTGGTGGAGGCGGAGACAGAACTAAGGGTGGTGGAGGGGTTGTTACAGGAGGACGATGTC
- the LOC125850835 gene encoding glycine-rich cell wall structural protein 1.0-like isoform X5: MVKFVFFLALDQGTNGGEKIGTRGALNIGTSGGGGEGTSGGGKIMNGGGEGTSGGGNIITGGRIGGGGEGTSGGGRIINGGRLGGGGDGTSGGGRIIIRGRRGGGGEGTSGGGRIIIGGRRGGGGEGTSGGGRIINGGGDGTSGGGRIIIGGRLPGGGGEGTSGGGRIIIGGRLRGGGGDRTKGGGGVVTGGRCLFGG, from the exons ATggtaaaatttgttttttttcttgcaCTAGATCAAGGAACTAATGGTGGTGAAAAGATTGGAACAAGAGGTGCATTAAATATCGGGACAAGTGGAGGTGGCGGAGAAGGAACTAGTGGTGGTGGAAAGATTATGAACGGAGGTGGCGAAGGAACTAGTGGTGGTGGGAATATTATAACCGGAGGACGTATTGGTGGAGGTGGTGAAGGAACAAGTGGTGGTGGACGGATAATAAACGGAGGACGTCTAGGTGGAGGTGGGGACGGGACTAGTGGTGGTGGACGGATTATAATCAGAGGACGTCGTGGTGGAGGTGGAGAAG GAACTAGTGGTGGTGGACGGATTATAATTGGAGGACGTCGTGGTGGAGGTGGAGAAGGTACTAGTGGTGGTGGACGGATTATAAATGGAGGTGGCGATGGAACAAGTGGTGGTGGACGGATTATTATTGGAGGACGTCTTCCTGGTGGAGGCGGAGAAGGAACTAGTGGTGGTGGACGGATTATAATTGGAGGACGTCTTCGTGGTGGAGGCGGAGACAGAACTAAGGGTGGTGGAGGGGTTGTTACAGGAGGACGATGTC
- the LOC125850835 gene encoding glycine-rich cell wall structural protein 1.8-like isoform X3, whose product MVKFVFFLALDQGTNGGEKIGTRGALNIGTSGGGGEGTSGGGKIMNGGGEGTSGGGNIITGGRIGGGGDGTSGGGRIIIRGRRGGGGEGTSGGGRIIIGGRRGGGGEGTSGGGRIIIGGRRGGGGEGTSGGGRIIIGGRRGGGGEGTSGGGRIINGGGDGTSGGGRIIIGGRLPGGGGEGTSGGGRIIIGGRLRGGGGDRTKGGGGVVTGGRCLFGG is encoded by the exons ATggtaaaatttgttttttttcttgcaCTAGATCAAGGAACTAATGGTGGTGAAAAGATTGGAACAAGAGGTGCATTAAATATCGGGACAAGTGGAGGTGGCGGAGAAGGAACTAGTGGTGGTGGAAAGATTATGAACGGAGGTGGCGAAGGAACTAGTGGTGGTGGGAATATTATAACCGGAGGACGTATTGGTGGAG GTGGGGACGGGACTAGTGGTGGTGGACGGATTATAATCAGAGGACGTCGTGGTGGAG GTGGAGAGGGAACTAGTGGTGGTGGACGGATTATAATTGGAGGACGTCGTGGTGGAGGTGGAGAGGGAACTAGTGGTGGTGGACGGATTATAATTGGAGGACGTCGTGGTGGAGGTGGAGAAGGAACTAGTGGTGGTGGACGGATTATAATTGGAGGACGTCGTGGTGGAGGTGGAGAAGGTACTAGTGGTGGTGGACGGATTATAAATGGAGGTGGCGATGGAACAAGTGGTGGTGGACGGATTATTATTGGAGGACGTCTTCCTGGTGGAGGCGGAGAAGGAACTAGTGGTGGTGGACGGATTATAATTGGAGGACGTCTTCGTGGTGGAGGCGGAGACAGAACTAAGGGTGGTGGAGGGGTTGTTACAGGAGGACGATGTC
- the LOC125850835 gene encoding uncharacterized protein LOC125850835 isoform X2, translated as MVKFVFFLALDQGTNGGEKIGTRGALNIGTSGGGGEGTSGGGKIMNGGGEGTSGGGNIITGGRIGGGGEGTSGGGRIINGGRLGGGGDGTSGGGRIIIRGRRGGGGEGTSGGGRIIIGGRRGGGGEGTSGGGRIIIGGRRGGGGEGTSGGGRIINGGGDGTSGGGRIIIGGRLPGGGGEGTSGGGRIIIGGRLRGGGGDRTKGGGGVVTGGRCLFGG; from the exons ATggtaaaatttgttttttttcttgcaCTAGATCAAGGAACTAATGGTGGTGAAAAGATTGGAACAAGAGGTGCATTAAATATCGGGACAAGTGGAGGTGGCGGAGAAGGAACTAGTGGTGGTGGAAAGATTATGAACGGAGGTGGCGAAGGAACTAGTGGTGGTGGGAATATTATAACCGGAGGACGTATTGGTGGAGGTGGTGAAGGAACAAGTGGTGGTGGACGGATAATAAACGGAGGACGTCTAGGTGGAGGTGGGGACGGGACTAGTGGTGGTGGACGGATTATAATCAGAGGACGTCGTGGTGGAG GTGGAGAGGGAACTAGTGGTGGTGGACGGATTATAATTGGAGGACGTCGTGGTGGAGGTGGAGAAGGAACTAGTGGTGGTGGACGGATTATAATTGGAGGACGTCGTGGTGGAGGTGGAGAAGGTACTAGTGGTGGTGGACGGATTATAAATGGAGGTGGCGATGGAACAAGTGGTGGTGGACGGATTATTATTGGAGGACGTCTTCCTGGTGGAGGCGGAGAAGGAACTAGTGGTGGTGGACGGATTATAATTGGAGGACGTCTTCGTGGTGGAGGCGGAGACAGAACTAAGGGTGGTGGAGGGGTTGTTACAGGAGGACGATGTC
- the LOC125850835 gene encoding uncharacterized protein LOC125850835 isoform X6, with protein sequence MVKFVFFLALDQGTNGGEKIGTRGALNIGTSGGGGEGTSGGGKIMNGGGEGTSGGGNIITGGRIGGGGEGTSGGGRIINGGRLGGGGEGTSGGGRIIIGGRRGGGGEGTSGGGRIIIGGRRGGGGEGTSGGGRIINGGGDGTSGGGRIIIGGRLPGGGGEGTSGGGRIIIGGRLRGGGGDRTKGGGGVVTGGRCLFGG encoded by the exons ATggtaaaatttgttttttttcttgcaCTAGATCAAGGAACTAATGGTGGTGAAAAGATTGGAACAAGAGGTGCATTAAATATCGGGACAAGTGGAGGTGGCGGAGAAGGAACTAGTGGTGGTGGAAAGATTATGAACGGAGGTGGCGAAGGAACTAGTGGTGGTGGGAATATTATAACCGGAGGACGTATTGGTGGAGGTGGTGAAGGAACAAGTGGTGGTGGACGGATAATAAACGGAGGACGTCTAGGTGGAG GTGGAGAGGGAACTAGTGGTGGTGGACGGATTATAATTGGAGGACGTCGTGGTGGAGGTGGAGAAGGAACTAGTGGTGGTGGACGGATTATAATTGGAGGACGTCGTGGTGGAGGTGGAGAAGGTACTAGTGGTGGTGGACGGATTATAAATGGAGGTGGCGATGGAACAAGTGGTGGTGGACGGATTATTATTGGAGGACGTCTTCCTGGTGGAGGCGGAGAAGGAACTAGTGGTGGTGGACGGATTATAATTGGAGGACGTCTTCGTGGTGGAGGCGGAGACAGAACTAAGGGTGGTGGAGGGGTTGTTACAGGAGGACGATGTC
- the LOC125850835 gene encoding uncharacterized protein LOC125850835 isoform X1 produces the protein MVKFVFFLALDQGTNGGEKIGTRGALNIGTSGGGGEGTSGGGKIMNGGGEGTSGGGNIITGGRIGGGGEGTSGGGRIINGGRLGGGGDGTSGGGRIIIRGRRGGGGEGTSGGGRIIIGGRRGGGGEGTSGGGRIIIGGRRGGGGEGTSGGGRIIIGGRRGGGGEGTSGGGRIINGGGDGTSGGGRIIIGGRLPGGGGEGTSGGGRIIIGGRLRGGGGDRTKGGGGVVTGGRCLFGG, from the exons ATggtaaaatttgttttttttcttgcaCTAGATCAAGGAACTAATGGTGGTGAAAAGATTGGAACAAGAGGTGCATTAAATATCGGGACAAGTGGAGGTGGCGGAGAAGGAACTAGTGGTGGTGGAAAGATTATGAACGGAGGTGGCGAAGGAACTAGTGGTGGTGGGAATATTATAACCGGAGGACGTATTGGTGGAGGTGGTGAAGGAACAAGTGGTGGTGGACGGATAATAAACGGAGGACGTCTAGGTGGAGGTGGGGACGGGACTAGTGGTGGTGGACGGATTATAATCAGAGGACGTCGTGGTGGAG GTGGAGAGGGAACTAGTGGTGGTGGACGGATTATAATTGGAGGACGTCGTGGTGGAGGTGGAGAGGGAACTAGTGGTGGTGGACGGATTATAATTGGAGGACGTCGTGGTGGAGGTGGAGAAGGAACTAGTGGTGGTGGACGGATTATAATTGGAGGACGTCGTGGTGGAGGTGGAGAAGGTACTAGTGGTGGTGGACGGATTATAAATGGAGGTGGCGATGGAACAAGTGGTGGTGGACGGATTATTATTGGAGGACGTCTTCCTGGTGGAGGCGGAGAAGGAACTAGTGGTGGTGGACGGATTATAATTGGAGGACGTCTTCGTGGTGGAGGCGGAGACAGAACTAAGGGTGGTGGAGGGGTTGTTACAGGAGGACGATGTC
- the LOC125850835 gene encoding uncharacterized protein LOC125850835 isoform X7: MVKFVFFLALDQGTNGGEKIGTRGALNIGTSGGGGEGTSGGGKIMNGGGEGTSGGGNIITGGRIGGGGEGTSGGGRIINGGRLGGGGDGTSGGGRIIIRGRRGGGGEGTSGGGRIINGGGDGTSGGGRIIIGGRLPGGGGEGTSGGGRIIIGGRLRGGGGDRTKGGGGVVTGGRCLFGG, encoded by the exons ATggtaaaatttgttttttttcttgcaCTAGATCAAGGAACTAATGGTGGTGAAAAGATTGGAACAAGAGGTGCATTAAATATCGGGACAAGTGGAGGTGGCGGAGAAGGAACTAGTGGTGGTGGAAAGATTATGAACGGAGGTGGCGAAGGAACTAGTGGTGGTGGGAATATTATAACCGGAGGACGTATTGGTGGAGGTGGTGAAGGAACAAGTGGTGGTGGACGGATAATAAACGGAGGACGTCTAGGTGGAGGTGGGGACGGGACTAGTGGTGGTGGACGGATTATAATCAGAGGACGTCGTGGTGGAGGTGGAGAAG GTACTAGTGGTGGTGGACGGATTATAAATGGAGGTGGCGATGGAACAAGTGGTGGTGGACGGATTATTATTGGAGGACGTCTTCCTGGTGGAGGCGGAGAAGGAACTAGTGGTGGTGGACGGATTATAATTGGAGGACGTCTTCGTGGTGGAGGCGGAGACAGAACTAAGGGTGGTGGAGGGGTTGTTACAGGAGGACGATGTC
- the LOC125850839 gene encoding putative UPF0481 protein At3g02645 produces MASNCSTSNFDEHRWIIQIRRTLDEELEEDTEIPVSIFNVPKALLLSDQDCYVPQLVAIGPYHYWRSDLHDMERYKLAAAKRTQKHLYSLKFQHLVEQLIKFENRIRCSYHKYLNFNGETLAWMMAVDASFLLEFLQIYAIKEGKILTRVSSRMSHLVDVAGRKSAHNAILRDLIMLENQIPLFLLRKILEVQYSSLELADTMLMAMLTGFCKELSPFQMIDESPKVNVTECSHLLDFLYQFIVPKLDVTTSEITEDDHEQISSIEEENNTFVGKSSHIGQLINEIWKILVKINRGPVRFLKKIVFSKPIKFLVKVPWKLFSNLPVIKLFIEPITYLFFSQEKAEVNFESNMNKPPLFEELAIPSVTELSKSGINFVATNEGIMSINFDDTKIKFHLPRVSLDVNTEVILRNLVAYEACNASGPLVFTRYTELMNGIIDTEEDAVLLREKGIILNRLKSDKEVAKLWNGMSRSLRLTKVPFIDKVIEDVNGFYNGRWSIKIGKMMKHYVFGSWQFLTFLAAIMLLMLMTLQAFCSVYKCARIFHTQNSG; encoded by the exons ATGGCATCAAACTGCAGTACTTCAAACTTTGATGAGCATCGATGGATTATTCAAATCCGTCGAACACTCgatgaagaacttgaagaagacaCTGAAATTCCAGTTAGCATTTTCAATGTACCAAAAGCCCTATTGCTGAGTGACCAAGATTGTTACGTGCCACAATTGGTGGCAATAGGCCCTTATCATTATTGGCGCTCAGACCTCCACGACATGGAAAG GTACAAGCTAGCTGCTGCAAAGAGAACTCAAAAACACCTCTATAGCCTCAAATTTCAACATCTTGTGGAACAATTGATAAAATTTGAGAATAGAATTCGTTGTTCGTACCATAAATACTTGAATTTCAATGGAGAAACTTTAGCCTGGATGATGGCGGTGGACGCCTCTTTcttactcgaattccttcaaaTCTATGCCATCAAAGAAGGTAAAATTCTAACCAGAGTATCCTCAAGAATGTCACATTTGGTTGATGTTGCAGGGAGAAAATCCGCGCATAACGCTATTCTTAGAGATTTAATTATGCTCGAAAATCAAATCCCATTGTTCTTACTAAGAAAAATATTGGAAGTCCAATATTCATCTTTAGAGTTAGCAGACACAATGTTGATGGCAATGCTAACGGGATTCTGTAAAGAACTTTCTCCGTTCCAAATGATAGACGAATCCCCAAAAGTAAACGTCACAGAATGCTCTCACTTGCTAGATTTTTTGTACCAATTCATTGTGCCCAAATTAGACGTAACAACTTCTGAGATAACAGAAGATGATCACGAACAAATTAGCtcgattgaagaagaaaataatacttTCGTTGGAAAATCAAGTCACATCGGACAACTTATTAACGAAATTTGGAAGATCCTTGTGAAAATAAACAGAGGACCAGTACGTTTTCTTAAGAAAATTGTATTTTCCAAACCAATTAAATTCTTAGTAAAAGTACCTTGGAAACTTTTTTCTAATCTTCCTGTGATTAAACTTTTTATTGAACCAATTACATATTTATTCTTTTCACAAGAAAAAGCAGAGGTAAATTTCGAAAGTAACATGAATAAGCCTCCACTTTTTGAAGAATTAGCCATACCATCAGTAACTGAACTTTCTAAATCCGGAATTAATTTCGTAGCCACCAATGAAGGTATCATGAGCATAAATTTCGACGATACAAAGATCAAATTTCATTTGCCTAGAGTCAGTCTAGATGTAAATACAGAGGTAATTTTGAGGAATTTAGTTGCGTATGAGGCATGTAATGCATCAGGGCCATTGGTTTTTACGCGTTACACTGAATTAATGAATGGGATTATTGATACTGAAGAAGATGCGGTGTTACTTAGAGAAAAGGGGATAATTTTGAACCGTTTGAAGAGTGATAAAGAAGTTGCGAAGTTGTGGAATGGGATGAGTAGATCGTTGAGATTAACAAAAGTTCCGTTTATAGATAAAGTGATTGAAGATGTGAATGGATTTTACAATGGGAGATGGAGTATCAAGATTGGAAAAATGATGAAGCATTATGTGTTTGGATCATGGCAGTTTCTCACATTTTTGGCTGCAATTATGCTGCTAATGTTGATGACTTTACAAGCGTTTTGTTCAGTCTATAAGTGTGCTCGTATATTTCATACTCAAAATTCTGGATAG